The following proteins are co-located in the Bombus pyrosoma isolate SC7728 linkage group LG12, ASM1482585v1, whole genome shotgun sequence genome:
- the LOC122573605 gene encoding uncharacterized protein LOC122573605 has translation MQDRRVFGASCLRIKVGTERTTAKKRRQSPRRTTTPAPATEGEKGRGKDDIGSCCSGTGVTLLLLCGVYGALAGRRYIAIPVDGFDVIELSPVPPATARITRQTEAYLPVAVPSASQEEPRSLRSERSNARILDYVDFGGQTGSNGAFSWYADYPAHH, from the exons ATGCAAGACCGGCGAGTTTTCGGAGCTTCTTGTCTACGGATAAAAGTCGGAACCGAGCGGACGACCGCAAAAAAGAGGAGACAAAGTCCTCGGCGAACAACAACGCCGGCACCAGCAacagaaggagaaaaaggaagaggaaaggaCGATATCGGAAGTTGCTGCAGTGGAACA GGGGTAACGTTGCTTCTTTTGTGCGGTGTCTACGGTGCTTTGGCCGGTCGCCGTTACATCGCCATTCCAGTGGACGGGTTCGACGTGATCGAGCTGAGCCCGGTGCCCCCAGCCACAGCCAGGATCACCAGGCAGACAGAAGCTTACCTTCCAGTAGCAGTTCCTAGTGCCTCTCAGGAAGAGCCGAGGAGTCTACGCTCGGAGAGGTCCAACGCCCGCATCCTGGATTACGTGGATTTCGGTGGACAAACAGGCTCGAACGGAGCCTTCAGCTGGTACGCCGATTATCCAGCGCATCATTAA